A single genomic interval of Anopheles marshallii chromosome 2, idAnoMarsDA_429_01, whole genome shotgun sequence harbors:
- the LOC128718155 gene encoding uncharacterized protein LOC128718155, translated as MERWQQQWRAGIEQQQSSPGLKTRRLIPDISSWVGRKHGEIDFYLTQVLTGHGFLRSYFVNKGILEGSPNCPVCEHDVEDAKNVIFHCPRFARTQHEMQQQSHTRMTMGNLATEMCASRSTWEAVRTAARTIFKNLLDDNSDGGIQTKRRSDSAFAYTGQRD; from the coding sequence ATGGAGCGCTGGCAGCAACAGTGGAGAGCCGGTatagagcagcagcagagttcgccaggtttgaagacaaggAGGCTGATCCCGGACATCTCGTCATGGGTCGGTCGCAAGCACGGAGAAATAGATTTCTATCTCACCCAGGTCCTTACCGGGCATGGGTTCCTTCGGAGCTACTTCGTCAACAAAGGCATCttggagggctcgcctaactGTCCGGTGTGTGAGCACGACGTGGAGGATGCCAAAAACGTGATAttccactgtccacggttTGCTCGGACACAACacgagatgcagcagcaaagccacacccgcATGACGATGGGCAACCTTGCAACGGAAATGTGTGCCAGCCGcagtacatgggaagcagtccggacAGCCGCTCGGACAATCTTCAAAAACCTCCTGGACGACAACAGCGACGGCGGAATACAAACCAAGCGGAGAAGCGATAGCGCCTTTGCATACACAGGACAACGAGATtag